Proteins co-encoded in one Christiangramia fulva genomic window:
- a CDS encoding rhamnogalacturonidase, translating into MKRVNKFKKSAFSIISIFLIVISGFANSPSYYNIRDFGATGNGKVLDTNAINNAIEAAAEAGGGTIFFPAGTYLSYSIRLQSNIHLYLSAGAILKAAGKNDGGRYDPPGEGAGNNYQDFGHSYWKNSLIWGIGLNNISISGTGIILGENLSRGFYAYQKWDEKGIPAGHLMWEGGGNKTIALKLCTNVVFKDFTVIKGGHFGILATGVDNFTIDNLKIDTNRDGIDIDACRNVRISNCTVNSPNDDAIVLKSSFALGFPQATENVTITNCQVSGYDVGTLIDGTFQTKEGHLVPDQEGPTGRIKFGTESNGGFKNISISNCVFEHSRGLALETVDGGLLEDVTISNITMRDLTNSPFFLRLAGRMRGPENTPIGKLRRINISNINIYNADSHFSSIVSGIPGHYIEDVRFSNINIWYRPLDSAKTQIQELVPEHIKTYPEPAKMGIMPAYGFFVRHAKNIEIHDINIYHLGDEIRPALILDDVKNVELFNVDAQKVENAPVLKIKDSGEIEIEDCDALKDRKIKEIETQDYG; encoded by the coding sequence ATGAAAAGAGTAAACAAATTTAAAAAATCTGCATTTTCAATAATCAGTATATTTTTAATTGTGATTTCGGGTTTTGCAAATTCCCCGTCATATTATAATATACGAGATTTTGGTGCCACAGGAAACGGGAAAGTTCTCGATACAAACGCGATTAATAATGCTATAGAAGCAGCTGCAGAAGCAGGTGGTGGAACTATATTTTTCCCTGCTGGTACGTATCTTTCTTATTCTATCCGTTTACAAAGTAATATTCATTTGTATCTGTCTGCAGGGGCTATTTTAAAAGCTGCGGGTAAAAATGATGGTGGGAGATATGATCCTCCTGGAGAGGGGGCCGGGAATAATTACCAGGATTTTGGCCACAGCTACTGGAAAAATAGCCTTATTTGGGGTATAGGGCTTAATAATATATCAATATCAGGAACCGGTATCATTCTGGGAGAAAATCTAAGTCGCGGTTTTTATGCATATCAAAAATGGGACGAAAAAGGGATTCCTGCCGGTCACCTTATGTGGGAAGGTGGAGGGAATAAAACCATTGCTTTAAAGCTGTGTACAAACGTTGTCTTTAAAGATTTTACCGTTATTAAAGGCGGGCATTTTGGAATTCTCGCTACAGGAGTGGATAATTTCACGATAGATAATCTTAAGATTGATACCAACCGGGATGGGATAGATATTGATGCCTGCAGGAATGTAAGGATATCCAATTGTACCGTTAATTCGCCGAATGATGATGCTATTGTGCTGAAAAGTTCCTTCGCCCTGGGATTTCCCCAGGCAACTGAAAATGTAACCATTACTAACTGTCAGGTTTCGGGCTACGATGTAGGTACTCTTATAGATGGGACATTTCAAACCAAGGAAGGGCATCTGGTACCAGATCAGGAAGGGCCAACCGGGAGGATTAAATTCGGCACCGAATCTAATGGGGGTTTTAAAAATATCAGTATTAGCAATTGTGTTTTTGAACATTCCCGTGGTCTTGCTTTGGAAACTGTGGATGGGGGGCTCCTGGAAGATGTAACCATTAGCAATATCACCATGCGTGATCTTACCAACTCTCCCTTTTTTCTGAGACTAGCGGGCAGAATGCGTGGTCCGGAGAATACTCCTATTGGGAAATTAAGAAGAATTAATATCAGTAATATTAATATTTACAATGCCGATTCACATTTTTCCAGCATTGTTAGCGGAATACCCGGTCATTATATTGAAGATGTACGCTTTAGTAATATCAATATCTGGTACAGGCCTCTGGATTCTGCCAAAACCCAGATCCAGGAACTTGTACCGGAACATATTAAAACTTATCCAGAGCCTGCTAAAATGGGCATAATGCCAGCTTATGGTTTTTTTGTGAGGCATGCGAAGAATATTGAAATACATGACATAAATATTTATCACTTAGGTGATGAGATTAGGCCGGCCCTTATTTTAGATGATGTTAAAAATGTGGAGTTGTTTAATGTGGATGCACAAAAAGTTGAAAATGCCCCGGTGCTAAAGATAAAAGATTCCGGAGAGATTGAAATCGAGGATTGTGATGCTTTAAAGGATAGAAAGATCAAAGAGATTGAAACGCAGGATTATGGGTAA
- a CDS encoding glycoside hydrolase family 88/105 protein yields the protein MCSKQSLLILSSIFLLISSKNFAQINDATTPLHLLKPNYPVPYKAPEIAEVKAVLDRVYQFLDKSTPAGIINTKDSSAVKNFNNLDGSIAFAPASFRLTSYEWGVTYAGMLLATEATGEKYFEEYTDSRIKLIANIATQHRGKSFENSPVQSVLHPRALDDAGAICAAMIKAERKGLDAELRPVIENFIDYISNNQYRLNDGTLARNRPQDNTLWLDDLFMSVPALAQMGELTGKTKYFDDAVKQVKQFSARMFNEDKGLFMHGWVQAMEDKPQYHWARANGWALMAMVELLEVLPKDHPGYEDVLKQLQAHIRGLSKYQDGTGFWHQLIDRNDTYLETSATAIFTYAITRAINRGYIDKMAYAPMAMLAWNAVSTKVDDEGQVEGTCVGTGMGFDPAFYYYRPINKYAAHGYGPVLLAGGEMIMLLKNNSFEINDSSLQLKVQD from the coding sequence ATGTGCTCTAAGCAATCTCTATTAATTCTCTCCAGTATATTCTTACTAATTTCAAGTAAAAATTTCGCTCAGATTAACGATGCAACTACTCCCCTTCATCTTCTTAAACCGAATTATCCTGTACCATATAAAGCTCCCGAAATAGCTGAAGTTAAGGCAGTTTTGGATAGGGTTTATCAATTTTTAGATAAAAGCACCCCTGCAGGAATAATTAATACAAAAGACAGTTCTGCAGTCAAAAACTTCAATAATCTGGATGGGAGTATAGCGTTTGCCCCTGCTTCTTTTCGTTTAACCAGTTACGAATGGGGTGTGACTTATGCCGGAATGTTATTGGCAACGGAGGCAACGGGGGAAAAATATTTTGAAGAATACACAGATTCAAGGATAAAACTTATTGCAAATATAGCAACACAGCATAGGGGGAAATCCTTTGAAAATTCCCCGGTACAATCGGTCCTACATCCGCGGGCGCTTGATGATGCCGGCGCCATTTGCGCGGCAATGATAAAGGCGGAGCGTAAAGGCTTGGATGCAGAGCTACGCCCAGTTATAGAAAACTTTATTGATTATATCAGCAATAATCAGTATAGGTTAAACGATGGCACACTTGCCCGTAACAGGCCTCAGGATAACACACTTTGGCTGGACGATTTATTTATGTCTGTTCCGGCACTTGCTCAAATGGGAGAATTGACAGGGAAAACAAAGTATTTTGATGATGCCGTGAAGCAGGTAAAACAATTTTCAGCAAGAATGTTTAATGAAGATAAAGGTTTATTTATGCATGGTTGGGTTCAGGCAATGGAAGACAAACCTCAATACCATTGGGCAAGGGCAAATGGATGGGCTTTGATGGCAATGGTAGAATTGCTGGAGGTATTACCCAAAGATCATCCTGGTTATGAGGATGTTTTAAAACAGTTGCAGGCTCACATTCGGGGGTTGTCAAAATACCAGGATGGTACAGGTTTTTGGCATCAGTTAATCGATAGGAATGATACCTATCTTGAAACCTCGGCTACAGCTATATTTACTTATGCAATCACTAGGGCTATTAATAGAGGATATATTGATAAAATGGCATATGCTCCAATGGCTATGTTAGCGTGGAATGCAGTTTCAACAAAGGTCGATGATGAAGGTCAGGTGGAAGGAACTTGCGTTGGTACAGGAATGGGATTTGATCCAGCTTTTTATTATTACAGACCCATCAATAAATATGCTGCTCATGGATACGGTCCAGTACTGCTTGCTGGAGGAGAAATGATTATGTTGCTAAAAAATAATTCGTTTGAAATAAATGACAGTTCACTTCAATTAAAAGTTCAGGATTGA
- a CDS encoding family 43 glycosylhydrolase, which produces MRYHQKIVLLIICLILLSCGSGRSEADQVLNVAEKPLYRDPIFDGAADPVVIWNPAEKKHFMFYTNRRARADTLPGVSWVHGTKIGIAESQDGGASWEYKGTANINYPLLEDSEATYWAPDVIEHKGTYHMYLTIVPGIFEDWYHPRSIAHFTSDDLINWEYESSLELSSERVIDASVFKLPDGSWRMYYNNENDGKSIYYADSEDLYHWKDSGKKVVGDRGEGAKIFTWKGKNWMILDSWDGLSVYFSEDFENWKRQENNILKKPGTGKDDKVKGGHPDVVVQGDRAFIFYFTHPGRTPENQGKDNYETRRSSIQVAELHFEEGEITVDRNKEVRLNLKP; this is translated from the coding sequence ATGAGATACCATCAAAAAATTGTGCTACTAATAATCTGTTTGATTTTACTCTCTTGCGGTTCAGGAAGATCAGAAGCAGATCAGGTTTTGAACGTAGCTGAAAAACCACTATACCGGGATCCAATTTTTGATGGTGCTGCAGACCCTGTGGTGATCTGGAACCCAGCCGAAAAAAAGCATTTTATGTTCTATACCAATCGCCGTGCAAGGGCAGATACATTGCCGGGGGTAAGTTGGGTACATGGAACTAAAATAGGAATTGCAGAATCTCAGGATGGTGGAGCCAGCTGGGAGTATAAAGGAACCGCAAATATCAACTATCCTCTCCTGGAGGATTCTGAAGCTACCTACTGGGCACCAGATGTAATAGAACACAAAGGGACTTATCATATGTATCTTACCATCGTACCAGGGATTTTTGAAGACTGGTATCATCCACGCAGTATAGCTCATTTCACAAGTGATGATCTTATTAACTGGGAATACGAATCCAGCCTTGAACTGTCCTCAGAAAGAGTTATTGATGCTAGCGTTTTCAAATTGCCAGATGGCAGCTGGCGAATGTACTACAACAATGAGAATGATGGGAAATCTATCTACTATGCAGATAGTGAGGATTTGTACCATTGGAAGGATAGCGGGAAAAAAGTAGTTGGTGACAGGGGAGAAGGTGCTAAGATATTTACCTGGAAAGGAAAGAATTGGATGATCCTGGATAGTTGGGATGGTTTAAGTGTCTATTTTTCAGAGGATTTTGAAAATTGGAAAAGGCAAGAGAATAATATTTTGAAAAAACCCGGCACTGGAAAAGATGATAAGGTAAAAGGTGGTCACCCGGATGTCGTGGTACAAGGAGACCGGGCATTTATTTTCTACTTCACCCATCCTGGAAGGACACCGGAAAATCAAGGCAAAGATAACTATGAAACCAGGAGAAGCTCCATTCAGGTAGCAGAACTCCATTTTGAAGAAGGAGAAATTACAGTGGACCGAAATAAAGAAGTAAGACTGAATTTGAAGCCATAA
- the galB gene encoding beta-galactosidase GalB, which yields MKNKYFLFIFILALSNNLYSQTRSIQEIETWKFFQGKNENAYQKDFDDSDWQEVNIPHDWAISGPFDKEIDKQIVKIEQNNEEIATEKTGRTGALPFIGTGWYRTVLHIPESAQNKQLMLNFDGAMSNAEVFINGKKIGNRPYGYSYFYFDVTDELKKGEDNTIAVRLENLPKSSRWYPGAGLYRKVRLITKNTVSFKHWGHTITTPFINSNEAKVTIKSEVQGTNLCVETIIKDKNGKKVSSNSNCQQFGNQIEQNIKVNNPKLWSPSTPYLYTAEIRLLQDGELKDQQEIKFGIREIEYTPGGFKLNGKVTKFKGVCLHHDLGPLGTAINKAALRRQLKILKDLGCNAIRSAHNMPSLEQLQLCDEMGFLVIAESFDEWKRPKVKNGYNLYFDDWAEKDVESLVRATKNHPSIVMWSAGNEVPDQFGSEGVKRLHWLQDIFHREDPTRPVTVGMDRVKAVMESGFGAVLDIPGLNYRVHLYDEAHQRFPQGFILGSETASTVSSRGIYKFPVKTGYNITYPDLQSSSYDLEYCSWSNIPEVDFIEQDEHDWVLGEFVWTGFDYLGEPTPYDDYWPSRSSYFGMVDLAGIPKDRYYLYRSRWNTEDETLHILPHWNWEGRKGEITPVFVYTSYDKAELFINGKSQGIRAKNNNSLMERYRLMWDDVVYEPGKVKVVAYDEYGNPAMEKEIVTAGKPHHLKLEADRANLIANGEDLSFVTVSVVDKDGNLCPTAANQLNFQVKGAGEYRAACNGDPTSLEMFHLPTMKTFSGKLVVLVKSTAQTGKTELIVTGKGLKTGQISLEIEAPK from the coding sequence ATGAAAAATAAATATTTCCTTTTCATATTCATTTTAGCCTTATCCAACAATCTGTATTCCCAAACTAGGAGTATTCAGGAAATTGAGACCTGGAAATTTTTTCAGGGCAAAAATGAAAATGCATATCAGAAAGATTTTGATGATTCAGACTGGCAGGAAGTAAACATACCTCACGACTGGGCAATTTCCGGGCCTTTTGATAAAGAGATCGATAAGCAAATTGTTAAGATAGAACAAAATAACGAAGAAATCGCCACTGAAAAAACAGGTCGAACAGGTGCTCTTCCTTTTATCGGAACTGGCTGGTATCGAACAGTTTTGCATATTCCGGAATCTGCCCAAAACAAACAGCTTATGCTCAATTTCGATGGGGCTATGAGCAATGCCGAAGTTTTTATAAATGGAAAAAAGATAGGAAACCGCCCATACGGCTATAGCTATTTCTATTTTGACGTGACCGACGAACTGAAAAAAGGGGAAGATAATACTATAGCCGTTAGACTGGAAAATCTGCCTAAATCATCCAGGTGGTATCCCGGCGCTGGGCTATACCGAAAAGTACGGCTGATTACCAAAAACACCGTCTCATTTAAACATTGGGGCCACACTATTACTACTCCGTTTATTAATTCTAATGAGGCCAAGGTCACTATCAAATCTGAGGTCCAGGGAACCAATCTATGTGTAGAAACTATAATAAAAGACAAAAATGGGAAAAAAGTCTCTTCAAATTCCAATTGTCAGCAGTTCGGAAACCAGATCGAGCAAAACATAAAGGTTAACAATCCTAAGCTTTGGTCGCCTTCCACGCCCTACCTCTATACTGCTGAAATTAGGTTATTGCAAGATGGTGAATTGAAAGACCAGCAAGAGATAAAATTCGGAATAAGAGAAATAGAATATACTCCCGGAGGATTTAAGCTGAATGGAAAAGTAACAAAATTCAAAGGCGTATGCCTTCATCATGATCTTGGACCGTTGGGGACTGCAATAAATAAAGCTGCACTAAGAAGGCAGCTCAAAATCCTTAAAGACCTGGGATGTAATGCTATTCGTTCAGCTCATAATATGCCTTCCCTGGAACAACTTCAATTGTGTGATGAAATGGGCTTTCTGGTAATCGCCGAAAGCTTTGACGAATGGAAAAGGCCAAAAGTTAAGAATGGCTACAACCTGTATTTCGATGATTGGGCTGAAAAAGATGTAGAAAGCCTGGTAAGAGCTACAAAGAATCATCCGAGTATCGTGATGTGGAGTGCGGGAAATGAGGTGCCAGATCAATTTGGAAGTGAAGGGGTAAAACGCCTGCACTGGCTTCAGGATATTTTTCATCGGGAAGATCCCACCAGGCCGGTAACGGTGGGAATGGACCGCGTAAAAGCAGTAATGGAAAGTGGCTTCGGGGCTGTTTTGGATATTCCCGGACTCAATTATCGCGTACACCTTTATGATGAAGCTCATCAGAGATTCCCGCAAGGGTTCATCCTGGGTTCAGAAACAGCTTCAACGGTCAGCTCCCGCGGCATCTATAAATTCCCTGTTAAAACAGGTTATAATATCACCTATCCTGATCTTCAATCCTCTTCCTATGATCTTGAATATTGCAGCTGGTCCAACATTCCTGAAGTAGATTTTATTGAACAGGATGAACATGATTGGGTTTTAGGAGAATTTGTCTGGACAGGTTTTGACTATCTTGGGGAACCAACACCTTATGATGATTACTGGCCGAGCAGAAGTTCCTACTTCGGTATGGTTGATCTTGCAGGAATCCCTAAAGATCGTTATTATTTGTATCGCAGTCGCTGGAATACAGAAGATGAAACTTTGCACATCCTTCCACACTGGAACTGGGAAGGGCGCAAAGGTGAAATCACACCTGTATTTGTTTATACAAGTTATGATAAAGCAGAATTGTTCATCAACGGGAAAAGCCAGGGAATCCGCGCAAAGAATAATAATTCTCTCATGGAAAGGTACCGACTAATGTGGGATGATGTGGTTTATGAGCCCGGAAAAGTAAAAGTTGTTGCTTATGATGAATATGGCAATCCTGCTATGGAAAAAGAAATAGTTACAGCGGGAAAACCACATCATCTAAAGCTGGAAGCAGATCGCGCTAATTTGATCGCAAATGGCGAAGACCTGAGTTTCGTCACCGTTTCAGTGGTAGATAAGGATGGAAACCTCTGTCCCACTGCAGCCAATCAACTGAATTTTCAGGTAAAAGGAGCCGGGGAATATCGTGCAGCCTGTAATGGAGATCCAACTTCTTTAGAAATGTTCCATTTACCAACAATGAAGACTTTTAGTGGAAAGCTGGTGGTTCTCGTAAAATCTACCGCCCAAACCGGAAAAACGGAGCTTATTGTTACGGGTAAGGGATTAAAAACAGGGCAAATTAGCTTAGAAATTGAAGCTCCAAAATAA
- the rhaM gene encoding L-rhamnose mutarotase has product MKIKAFKMKLLPGYEEEYKKRHDEIWPELSQLLSENGIFDYSIFLDPETNILFAVQKVKKNADTSKLQEEPILRKWWDYMADIMETNLDNSPVEKSLRIVFHMG; this is encoded by the coding sequence ATGAAAATTAAAGCTTTTAAAATGAAATTGTTGCCGGGATATGAAGAAGAATATAAAAAGCGACATGATGAAATATGGCCTGAGCTGAGTCAGCTATTATCTGAAAATGGCATTTTTGATTATAGTATTTTTCTTGATCCGGAAACCAATATTCTCTTTGCTGTACAGAAAGTAAAAAAGAATGCAGACACCAGTAAGTTACAAGAAGAACCTATCTTAAGAAAATGGTGGGATTATATGGCCGATATTATGGAAACTAATCTCGATAACTCTCCAGTTGAAAAATCATTACGAATAGTTTTTCATATGGGATAG
- a CDS encoding GDSL-type esterase/lipase family protein: protein MSKNLFSLHLFLGVVLSISVQGIAQENVKTLYPTDSIVSRYHNDWTQKHYQGRIQAFEKDPLSFDEIVFIGNSITEKGGDWAEKFEMDDIRNRGISGDLSDGVLKRLAEPIHFKPRAVFLLIGINDLFNMYHDVENRHNLKYDRIVPSVEYIANNILKIAKEISAKSPSTKVYVRTVLPTRREFLMDDIAHLNDLIQRNEKEGFYTVIDLYSEFVDKDGMMIRDFTVDGVHLTEEGYSHWVSVEKSILELLQ, encoded by the coding sequence ATGAGTAAAAACCTTTTTTCCCTTCATTTATTCCTTGGCGTTGTTCTCTCTATTTCTGTTCAAGGAATAGCTCAGGAAAATGTAAAAACATTATATCCTACCGATTCCATTGTGTCGCGCTATCATAACGATTGGACTCAAAAGCATTATCAAGGCAGAATTCAAGCTTTTGAGAAAGATCCATTGAGCTTTGACGAAATAGTATTTATAGGGAACAGCATTACCGAAAAAGGAGGGGACTGGGCTGAAAAATTTGAAATGGATGATATTCGAAATAGGGGTATTTCAGGAGATCTTTCTGATGGTGTTTTGAAAAGACTCGCTGAACCTATTCACTTTAAACCGAGGGCAGTTTTCCTTCTTATTGGAATAAATGATTTATTCAATATGTATCACGATGTGGAAAATCGTCATAATCTGAAGTATGATAGAATTGTGCCTTCTGTAGAGTATATAGCCAATAATATCCTGAAAATAGCAAAAGAAATCTCTGCCAAATCTCCTTCCACTAAGGTATATGTTCGCACCGTTTTGCCCACCAGGAGAGAATTCCTTATGGATGACATTGCTCATCTAAATGATTTAATTCAGAGGAATGAGAAAGAAGGTTTCTACACGGTAATCGATCTTTATTCAGAGTTCGTGGATAAAGACGGAATGATGATCAGGGATTTTACAGTAGACGGGGTGCATCTTACTGAAGAAGGTTATTCCCATTGGGTTTCCGTTGAAAAATCAATTTTGGAATTACTGCAGTAA